The DNA window ggaaagtattcagaccccttgaccctttccacactttgttacgttacagccttattctaaaattgatgaaataaaaaaatccttagcaatctacacacaataccccattatgacaaagtgaaaacaagttttgaatttttttgcaaatgtattacaaataaaaaatataaatacattatttacaaaagtattaggaccatttgctatgagacttgaaattgagttcagttgcatcctgtttccattgatcatccttgagatgtttctacaacttgattagagtctacctgtgataaattcaattgattggacattatttggaaaggcacacacctgtctagaagATCCCaccattgacagtgcatgtcagagcaaaaaccaagccattatgctaaaggaaatgtccgtagtgctccgagacaggattgtgtcgaggcacagatctggggaagggtaccaaaacatttctgcagcattgaagttcccaaagaacagtggcctccatcattcttaaatggaagaagtttgaaaccaccaagactcttcctagagctgtccgcccggccaaactgaacaatcaggggagaagggtcttggccagggaggtgatcaagatcccaatggtcactctgacagagctccagacttcctctgtggagatgggagaaccttccagaaggacaaccatctctacagcactccaccaatcaggcctttatggtagagtggccagacggaagccactcttcagataaaggcacatgacagcccgcttggagattgccaaaaggcacctaaaggactctcagaccatgagaaacaagattctctggtctgatgaaaccaagattgaactctttggcctgaatgccaagtgtcacgtctggaggaaacctggcaccatccctacggtgaagcatgttggtggcagcatcatgctgtggggatgtttttcagcagcagggactgggagactagtcaggattgagcgaacgatgaacggagcaaagtacagagagatacttgatgaaaacctgcctcagagcgctcaggacctcaggctgggcCGAAGATTTaccttccaaccggacaacaaccctaagcacacagccaagacaatgcacgagtggcttcgggacaagtctctgaatgtccttgagtggcccagccagagcccggacttgaaccctgtGCAGAAACGCTCCCCATccgacttgacagagcttgagaggatctgcagagaggaatgggagaaactccccaaatacaggtgtgctaatcttgtagcgtcatacctaagaagactcaaggctgtaaacgctgccaaaggtacctcaacaaagtactgagtaaagggtctaaatacttatgtaaacgtgatatttcagttttttatttttaataaattagctacaatttctaaaaacctgttcttgctttgtcattatggggtattgtgtgtcgacaaacacaccaagacagttgtgaagctTTCAACAAAGcctatcctcaaaaagttctacaactgcaccatcgagagcatcctgactggttgcatcactgcctggtatggcaactgctcagcctccgaccgcaaggcactacagagggtagtgcgtacagcccattactccactggggccaagcttcctgccatcctggacctctataccaggcggtgttggaggaaggccctaaaaattgtcaaagactccagccaccctagtcatagtctgttctctctgctaccgcacggcaagcggtaacagagcgccaagtctaggtccaaaaggcttcttaacagcttctacctccaagccataagactcctgaacagctaatcaaatggctacccagactatttgcattgcccccccccctttatgctgctgctactctctgtttattaccccctgtatatagcctcgctactgttctttttctgctgctctttaattatttgttacttaaaTTTTATACtaatctattttttacttaacactttttctTAACTgccctgttggttaagggctcgcaagtaagcatttcactgtaaggtctacacctgttgtattcggcgcatgtgacagataacatttgatttagattgatgaggggaaaaaacaattcaatcaattatagaataaggccctaacaaaatgtggaaaaagtcaaggggtctgaatactttactgaaggcactgtatatctgaaCTGATTTTTAAAAAAACTAGACAAGCAACAGCCATTGGCTCATAGACCACATCCACCATATTGCTTTTATCAATCCAATTTCCAGATCACAACGAAGGATACAGAGACAGGAGGAGCAGGAAGCCACTTTAGACCCCTGATATGAAGGCACAGTTCAAGGCAGAAAACAAACGAGAAGGACATAAGACATCTGGACAATGTGGAGCTAGTGTAGTGTATCTGATAAATTTGGTAGTATAGGAATTCTGCAGTCCACTCATTTTTCGATACACCTGCAAACAAAGCTACCCATGCATAGCCTGGCACACCCCCTCGTCATCCAGAATCCACCTATACAGTGTGGGGaagagtatttgatcccctgctgattttgtacatttgcccactgacaaagaaaggatcagtctataattttaatggtaggtttatttgaacagtgagagacagaataacaacaaaaatatccagaaaaacgcatgtcagaaatgttataaattgatttgcattttaatgagggaaataagtatttgaccccctctcaatcggaaagatttctggctcccaggtgtcttttatacaggtaacgagctgagattatgcgcacactcttaaagggagtgctcctaatctcagcttgttacctgtataaaagacacctgtccacagaagcaatcaatcaatcagattccaaactctccaccatggccaagaccaaagagctctccaaggatgtcagggacaagattgtagacctacacaaggctggaatgggctacaagaccatcgccaagcagcttggttagaaggtgacaacatttggtgcgattattcgcaaatggaagaaacacaaaagaactgtcaatctccctcggcctggggctccatgcaagatctcacctcgtggggttgcaatgatcatgagaacggtgaggaatcagcccagaactacacgggaggatcttgtcaatgatctcaaggcagctgggaccatagtcaccaagaaaacaattggtaacacactacgccgtgaaggactgaaatcctgcagcgcccgcaaggtcaccctgctcaagaatacatatacatgcctgtctaaagtttgccaatgaacatctgaatgactcacaggacaactggtgaaagtgttgtggtcagatgagaccaaaatggagctctttgacatcaactcaactcgccgtgtttggaggaggaggaatgctgcctatgaccccaaggacaccatctccaccgtcaaacatggaggtggaaacattatgctttgggggtgtttttctgctaaggggacaggacaacttcaccacatcaaagggatgatggaccgggccatgtactgtcaaatcttgggtgagaacctccttccctcagccagggcattgaaaatgggtcatggatgggtattccagcatgacaatgacccaaaacacatggccaaggcaacaaaggagtggctcaagaagaagcacattaaggtcctggagtggcctagccagtctccagaccttaatcccatagaaaatctgtggagggagctgaaggttcgagttgccaaacgtcagcctcgaaaccttaatgactcggagaagatctgcaaggaggagtgggacaaaatccctcctgagatgtgtgcaaacctggtggccaactacaagaaacgtctgacctctgtgattgccaacaagggttttgccaccaagtactaagtcatgttttgcagaggggtcaaatacttatttccctcattaaaatgcaaatcattttagacatgcgtttttctggatttttttgttgttattctgtctctcactgttcaaataaacctactattaaatttatagactgataatttatttgtaagtgggcaaacgtacaaaatcagcaggggatcaaatacttttttcccccactgtagaaaGTAATGTGTCCATGAATCTCGACATGAATCTGGAAACGATAGAGGATGGTTAGAAGCTAGAGCGTTAACACCAATGCattatctctcacacacacacacacacacacacacacacacacacacacacacacacacacacacacacacacacacacacacacacacacacacacacacacacacacacacagccctaggAGAGGAGTCCATTCAGACTCCCCTTACTGACACACTGGCTCTCTGTCCACTGGCCTCCCATACACCCCTATGCCTCCCCTGACATCTGCACCTCCTctggctccctctctcctcacaaataacacagacacacacacacacacatacagaacaaCCCCACTCTCACATTCACACTTCCCAGACAAACATAGCAAAAGAAAAAGGAGGAAATGAGAGAAAGGAGGATGGGATAGCAGCAGCTGTGTGGACTGAAACAGAGGTTGGAGAACCAGACGTGTGaccagagggtagaggaagtgtTGTCAATCAACCATGATTAAAATAGCAGTTGGATAGAGGTACTTTCCTTgtacagttctctctctctctcttagtgagATAGGTGTCAAggacattgttgttgttgttgttgtattccAAAGATAATCCCATTTTTACTTGGCCATTTAATTATAGAATTATAGATCTCTCACTCTCCTTTGTCTAggcatacacacccacaccacaccacacacacacacacacgtacatgcatgcacaggaatgcacacacacacaaatgcacatacacagcaatgcgcacacacgcatgtgctcccgagtggcgcagcggtctaaggcactgcatctcagtgcaagaggcgtcactacagtccctggttcgattccagactgtatcacatcgggccgggattgggagtctcatagggcggctgACAATTGGCCCGGgtctggccggggtaggccgccattgtaaataagaatttgttcttaactgacttgccttgtttaaataaaggttcgattaaaaataaataaatgtgcacacaaacacacacacgctgacacacacacgctgttTCACCCACACCGCCTGTTTATCTGTATAACCATCAAGCAGTCCTAAAACATTAAACTCTTCCAGTAATCAACAAATTGCAATTTTTAAGGGCATTACTTTTCATGGATGGTTTTGCATATAAGCACATCTTAAAgcaaaatacatttgaaatgtgtTGGTATTTCTTACGTGTAATTGTTCTCTTACAGTTTACAAACATTTTTCAAACAACAAGATAATAGTAGTAATTTCGATATATGCTATAGAATGGGGAATACATTCAATGTTTCCAAATCCACTTTGATGCTGTAACAGTGCAACATTGCCGTTCATTGTTTAGTGCCTATACAGTTAGTCATATATAAGAAGTAGTATACGCTGTAGGTGTATCATTGCTGAGCCAGTGTTTAGTATAGATGATGCAATGGTGTACAGTATATGAACGGTGCCTTGTATACCGACTACACAGCCTTAACAGCATcatgaaagaaagagacagatgagatgagagagggaaagaaagatgagagagggaaagagagatgagagagggaaagagagatgagagagatgtagagagatgagagagaggtagagcgatatgagagaggtagagagatgagagagataaagagagatgagagagggaaagagagatgagagagatgtagagagatgagagagaggtagagcgatatgagagaggtagagagatgagagagggaaagacagatgagagagggaaagagagatgagagagggaaagagagatgagagggaaagagagatgtagagagatatgagagaggtaaagagagatgagagtgggaaagagagatgagagagagagggaaagagaaatatgagagaggtaaagagagatgagagtgggaaagagagaggtaaagagaaatatgagagaggtaaagagagatgagagtgggaaagagagatgaaagagagaggtaaagagaaatatgagagaggtaaagagagatgagagtgggaaagagagatgaaagagagggaaagagagatgaaagagagaggtaaagagaggtgcgagaagggaagagagatgagagggaaagagagatgagagagagcgagaagggggTAGACAGACcacttcctccttcccctctctattTTTACCGCTGATTTGCAGTTCAAAATGCAGCACCCTGTCTTTTTCTCTCCAatccacctctcctccatccctctttctgtctcattAATCAATCTTCCccactcccttccctctctcgctcctcttttCTCAGCCTCTTTTTGTGAGTCATCCCATCATCCCCTCCCCCTTCTGTCATACATTTGACCCCCACCCTCTgttttcctcctctctgctctccctctctctctctctctgtttctcccccttcctctctgtttctctccctctctcatccgtCTCTCCAGTATTTTCTGGCTTTCCCTATTAGGCGGAACACACAAACGGCAGGTAACGATAGAAAATCCtcattctcttctctccctcttccactctcTTTTTTCTTCATTCTCCAGGCTGTCATCCCCTGTTTTATTCCTGCATCTTGTATTGATTGCCTCCCAGTAGCAGAGATGTGCTGGGTTGGAGTAGGTTGTGGTGATGGTGAGGATGCTGCTTGCTTAGTTCTGTATGTGAGGCATTACGGTTGTGTATGCTAACTAATGTGTCAGCCCTGCCTGGCTCTGGGTTCGAGGTGTTATATTGATTCACTGTGAGTGTGTTTTTGTGTactttgtgtacgtgtgtgtcagtTTGTATTAGAGCATTTGTGTCTGGGTTCTTTGAAGTTGCCTCAGTgcatgatctgtgtgtgtgtgtatggagaaaatgtgattgtgtttgagctagtgcgtgtgtgtgtgtgtgtgtgaggcagggagaggaaaggagaagctCTACACGTCTGTATGTGTGCCCGAGAGACggtgaaggggagggagagaacctTGAATGTCTGTATCAGTATGTGTacgaatgtgtgtttgtgtgtgtgtgtatatatgtacagtgaatgtgtgagagagaggaagaggggtagTGTCAGCGTctgcaaaagtgtgtgtgtgtgtttgtgtgtttgtgtgtgtgtgtgccatgcgTTAGACTGGTCTCCATGCGTCTGTCCAATCGGTGCCACTCCTGCGAAAATGATCCTTctgcgtccctctctctctcccttcctgctcTCCTTTTTACtcaaccatccctctctcctcctcctccatccctccatctctgaaTCTCCTCTCTTCTTCAGCCAAAAGGAGGGATTTAATGATTTATCTATTTTTCTCCCCATcgcctcacccctccctccctgcctcccctccctccctccctccctcccatcatgCTCTCTCTGGGTATTTGTGCTGAGTGCTGCAATCTTCAGGAGGTGCGGTGTGGACATGGGTGTCCTCATGCTGCACACTGCTGGGAGGGAGGGGTTATATAACTTCCAGCTGCATTCATGTATGAGTCACGATAATGGATGgggctgattggctgaaagtggATTGGGATTTATGCATATTGTGGCTCCATTAAATCACAAGCATTTAAATGAAGAACATAAGGTAAAATAAATTCATAGTCGCTGAAAAGTATGTATAATATATTTCTGCACTACAACCATTTCAGTGAAAAACATACAGCGacattcatacatttttatacAGTAATGGCTGACAGAATGTCATGGAATAGAGCTGTAAGTGTACAAGGGCTTATTATTCAGCGCACAATATTTCAGttgtcatttcagttgctgtaacATTTCAGTCTTTCTGTAAAGACCGGAGATGATATAGCTGTGCAGTTCTGTAGGGATCCATGTTATTTTGTTAATTCAAATAAGTGAGCAATTAGCAACAAAGACTGTCAGAGACTATTAATAAGGCACGTTATAATGACATCATATGGTACAGCATAGGGCAGGGATGGGCACTCGTCATGAGGAGCCGCAGTGGCTCGCGgctctgcgtacccacatccataccaaCACATAAATCCTAGCCTTTTAGCCTGTGGATTTATGGGTAATGCTTGACATGGTGAGCGCTGACAGTCCAATCTTGACCAATGGCGGTGACGGATTCCCTGTGTCTCGTGGAGTCGTGAGCCAAGTGACTAGGAACGATGACGTCGTTTCGCTCGAGTCACCGGCCGTTCACAGATTCCACACCTGATAGCGACGTAGTGTCTGAGTGAGCCATGTTTTAGCATCATGGACTTATATTTTAGTCTGGTCCTTTTACCGGGGTAATAGCTCCATCTGACTTCCTGGTACACGAAGCATTGTAAAATCTGGGGGAACTCTTTCATAAATCATAATGGTTTATAGCAACCGTAATGTCACTCTCTGCACACTTCGTTTGCACTCCCATTATGCACTTCCTTACTGTATGTGCAAATGCAATGGTAAAAATAGAGGcacttgatctctctctctttctctcccccccttctctctcgctctctctctctttcacaggaTGTCGATTGTCAGCATCGTTGCGAGGGAGATCCTAGACTCCCGGGGAAaccccacagtggaggtggacCTGTGCACAGAGAAAGGTGACCCCTCTCAAGCCTGTCTACAAAGCGTAGTATCGCACCGTACAAAGAGCGTTAAGATTAGCCAAAGGCTACAATCAAATTCTTATTAACAGCGTCGCCGTCTAAGGCCTCGTACTATTTCCCGGATCATTCCCCTCTAACGTCACTCTCTCTGTTGCCATCTCttacacctccctccctctcttgctgtctctctcaggTCTTTTCAGGGCTGCAGTGCCCAGCGGAGCGTCCACAGGCATCTATGAGGCTCTAGAGCTGAGGGATGGAGACAAGAGCCGCTACAAGGGCaaaggtttgtttgtgtgtgtgtgtgtgtgtgtgtatctaatgCTTGAGTAAACAGAATGATGTTTGTCCCTTCTTCCCCATCTTCTCTCCCATCTGCCTTCTTTCTCTGCTCTAGGTGTGCTCAAGGCAGTGGGCCACATCAATGACACTCTGGCTCCAGCCCTCATAGCATCGGTGAGTTGGAGGACTGTGATTTGGACATGTTTTGTCAGCTAGGTGACAGTCATCATGTTTTCGTGTGAGTGCATATTGATttgcagatgagagagagagagacattgggCTGCGGTTATAGAACGTAAATATAGAAATGAGCTGAACATCTTACAACTCAATGATTCTATACAATCAAATCTGTTATATCTATGATCTGTGCAAGAGGTAATACTTTTGAGGGTTTGGGTCATTGGTGGCTGCAAATATGAGATATTTCTTGTGTGCAGATATGTCGCGGGTCATCCATCCATTTGTTGAATTAGAAAATTGGTCCTCGATATGCTTATAATATGCTTATAAAGGAGTTGTGTAAATATGACGTGTCCCATAGGGCATCAGTGTTGTGGAGCAGGAGCAACTGGACAACACGATGATTGAAATGGATGGCACAGAGAACAAGTGTGAGTCTCCCGGGTTCCTACCAAAGAAACAGATCAAATGTGTCAAGATGTATCCCCCAATCAGTTCAGGTCCACCATCAACTGAGAGAATGGGCTTTTGTCTGCACCCGGATTTTGGTAGACCATTTTGAAATTTGTCACATTTCCTTCCTCGTCGACAGCTCAGTTTGGTGCTAATGCTATCCTGGGAGTCTCCCTGGCCATTTGCAAGGCTGGTGCAGCAGAAAAAGAGGTCCCCCTGTACCGTCACATCGCTGACCTGGCGGGAAACACAGAGCTGGTACTCCCAGTTCCAGTAAGACACTACTTATATAACGGTTATACCAGAGAAGGTGTAGCAGTAGCATAATAACAATGATTCAACACTGAAACAGTCATTGTGTAAATGGTTTTACCATAATGGTATGTATGATAAAACGAGCATATACTGTATATGAAAAATATATGGGAAATTAGAAACTGTACCTGCTGAACATGGGTATTGGCCTAACTGCTAATTCCCCTTTGTCTCCTCATCTCCGTCCCAGGCGTTCAACGTGATCAACGGAGGCTCCCACGCGGGCAACAAGCTAGCCATGCAGGAGTTCATGGTACTTCCTGTCGGGGCGGAGTCTTTCAGGGACGCGCTTCGGGTGGGCTCCGAGCTGTACCACACGCTCAGGGGGGTGATCCAGGAGAAGTACGGCCAGGACGCTACCAATGTGGGCGACGAGGGGGGGTTCGCCCCCAATATCCTGGAGAACAGTGAGGGTAAGTGCAGCAGAGTTCATTTAGAACCCCAGTCTTGTGACCTGTAAGCGCAGTTGTCACCCTCGGTCTACAGGGATTTTATAGTTGATTTAATGGTTAAGACGTTGGATTACCCGAGCAAGACATCTCCAGTACAAATCCAACCATAGGATATCCATGGCACTTTACTTCATCTTGGGTCATGTTCATAACGTACCAAACACAAGAAAGCAGTACTCcgtttttgttttctgtttcaaaacattttgctGTGTGCCCCACTGAACACTACTCTTGTAACAATTTAACCAGGGTTCAAATTATACATGCTCTTGGGGGTAGGGCTGTTGCatcgtttagtcacggtaattagtcttctccaagctctgatgctgctgatggtcattagtagcctaccaaacttgctaactaccTGGTACTCaccactctattgtccctctaatcactctgacatcaatgcaaatgtcatcgactatctaatcaaacacttcatgagagctcatgttgcgcaacagttctataggctatgcaattacGTATGAAAACAtggtgatggcctctattaaaaagaggaggatcccatcagctttctataggctaggcctactatgtttatttctcaactcctaatactaagcacattgcttatctttacaagaggagtatagcctacctagatggcatgaaaatgaaccaaggTAAAAGcgatcctccattcgctatttaagatgtattttttcccctgcccctgtttcgagataGGCACATGATaacggtccattctaaatcaaaacacatttcacacatattatttag is part of the Salmo trutta chromosome 34, fSalTru1.1, whole genome shotgun sequence genome and encodes:
- the LOC115173516 gene encoding gamma-enolase isoform X2, which gives rise to MSIVSIVAREILDSRGNPTVEVDLCTEKGLFRAAVPSGASTGIYEALELRDGDKSRYKGKGVLKAVGHINDTLAPALIASGISVVEQEQLDNTMIEMDGTENKSQFGANAILGVSLAICKAGAAEKEVPLYRHIADLAGNTELVLPVPAFNVINGGSHAGNKLAMQEFMVLPVGAESFRDALRVGSELYHTLRGVIQEKYGQDATNVGDEGGFAPNILENSEALELIKTAIEKAGFTDKVVIGMDVAASEFYRQGKYDLDFKSPPDADRHISGEELSDIYQGFVNDYPVVSIEDPFDQDDWAAWSRLTASVGIQVVGDDLTVTNPKRIEKAAEERACNCLLLKVNQIGSVTEAIQACKLAQANGWGVMVSHRSGETEDTFIADLVVGLCTGQIKTGAPCRSERLAKYNQLMRIEEELGDQARFAGYNFRNPTAL